AAGCATCTTTTTCGCTAATATTTTTTAATCTTGTACCAAGAATTTCATACTCTCCACCATCAAAATGCTCCAGAAGCAACATTTGCTTTAAAAGCACGGATTTTCCGCTCCCACTTCCACCTAAAATGCCAAAAATTTCATTTTCTCTTACTTCAAAACTTACTCCATCATGCACTAGCTTTTTGCCAAAACGCGTGATGATATTTTGTGCTTTAATGATCATTAAATCCCCATTTGCGTTAGCACAACAGAAAATAAAGCATCAAAAGCTATAACCCAAAAAATAGCATTTACAACACTTTTTGTCGTGTAAATTCCTATACTCTCTGTGGTATTTTTTACTTCAAAGCCTCTAAAACAAGCGATAATGCCTATTAAAAACCCAAAAATAGGTGCCTTGATAAGCCCTATAATAATATGCTTTAGTTCCACTGCTTCTTTAAAACGGCGCATAAATTCATTATAATTAATATCTAAATTTAAATCAGCAATAATCATTCCACCCAAAATACTCACAGCATCAGCAAGAGCAACAACTAAAGGCATCGCAACAACTAGAGCTAAAATTCTTGGCAAAATGATAAATTCACTTGATTTAAAACCCATAGTATTCATCGCATCAATTTCATCGGTGATTTTCATCACTCCAATTTGCGCCGTATAAGAACTTGCGCTCCTACCCGCAATTACAATAGCGGCAATTAAGGGAGCGATCTCTCTAGTGGCTGAAATTCCAGTTAGATCAACGATGAAAATATTTGCCCCAAATTGTTCGAGTTGATAAGCAGCCTGATAAGCTAAAACAACCCCAACTAATAAAGAAGTCAAAGCCACTATAGGCAAAGCTCTGAAGGCTGAGTATTCTATGTGATATAAAAAAGAAATAAAGCGGATTTTCTTAGGTTGAAATAAAGAATAAAATAAAGTATAAAAAACCATACCGCTAAAAGCTATGAATTTTTGAAAAGTTTTTAAGTTTTGTATGCAAAAATTCCCTAATCGATAAAAAAAATCACTCCAAACAAGTTTATCTTTTTTCAAAGGCACAAAGCGTGTGTAATTTTTCTCGCAAAGCTCAAAAAGGCTTTGAAATTGGGGACGAAGATTGCTTTTTTGGGTGTTAATATTTTGAAGTTTTAAATCATGTTCTAAAGCAAGAAAAAAGCAAACTCCAGCCATATCAATGTCTTCTAAATTTTCAAAATTTAAGATTAAATTTTGTTTTGAAATTTGACTTAAAATATCTTTTGGATTTAAATTTGCAATAGAGTTTTTATCCCAAATTCCAAAAACCATAAGCTCGTCGTTTTGCTCTTGTTTTTGAAATTTGAAATTCGCACTCATTTTAATTCTTTAAAATGAAATTTAAAAGCTTTGAAATACTAAAACCAAAATACTCAAACACATCTTTATCTTTACCACTCTCACCAAAGCTTTCTATGCCATAAACCTCATCACAGAATTTATAAAGTTCATTAGAATGTGCCGCTTCAATTCCTATTACTTTACCTTTTAAAAGCCTTTCTTGATAAGCTTTGTCTTGTTTTTCAAAAAGCTCAAAACAAGGCATAGAAACTACATTACAAAACACGCCTTGCTTTTCTAGCTCATTTGCCACTTCTAAGCACAGACTAACCTCGCTTCCACTTGCTAAAAGTGTGAATTTAGCATTTTCATTTTCTTTTAGCAAATAAGCTCCATTTTTCACATCACCAAAAATAGGCTCACTTAAGGCTTTGAGTTTTTGGCGTGAAAGCACAAAAGCGCAAGGCACTTCAGCTTCTAAAGCAATTTGCCAAGCCTTGACATTTTCTACCCCATCAGCCACTCTAAAGGTTAAGAAATTTGGCATAGCTCTAAAAGTACTAAGTTGTTCGATAGGTTGGTGCGTTGGTCCATCTTCTCCAACACCTATACTATCGTGTGTAAAGATAAAAAAATGTTTTATTTTCATTAAAGCTGCAATTCTAGCTGCTGGTTTTAAATACTCGCTAAAAATGAAAAAAGTCGCCGAAAAAGGTAAGAAAATTCCATATCTTGCAAAGGCATTATTAATTGCTGCCATAGCGTGTTCTCTTATACCAAAATGGATATTTTTTCCTTCTACAAAATCGCCCATTTTATGAAGTTCTGTTTTATTTGAAGGGCCCAAATCCGCACTTCCACCCAAAAAGCCTTCTAAACTTGCGGCCAAGACATTTAAAATTTCGCCATTGCTATCTCTTGTGGCTAAGTCTTTTCCTTTAAAATCAGGGAAATTAATCTTGCTAAAATCAGGCTTTAAAAGTCTTTCTAATAATTCTTTTTTACCGCTTTTTTCTAGCACACTTTTCCATTTTGCTTCTTCTAAATCCCCAAGTTCTACTGCACTTTCAAAGCGAATTTTTACATCTTCGCTTATCTCAAAGCTTAAATTCTCATCAAACCCCGCTTCTTTTTTAGCCTTTTTGATCACTTCTTCACCCAAAGGTGCGCCGTGACTTTTATGGCTTCCCTCAAGCTCTCCCGCGCCTTTTGCGATTTTTGTGTGTGCGATGATAAGACAAGGTTTTTTGCTTGCTTTTGCAGTTTTTAAAGCTACATCAATTTCTTCAAAATTATGCCCATCGATTTCTAGCACTTCAAAATGTTGTGCTCTAAAGCGTTCTTTTACATTTTCATTAAAAGCTAAAGCCACATCGCCTTCAATGGAAATTTCATTACTATCATAAATTAAAATCAAATTATCAAGCTTATGAAGTCCAGCCATTGAAC
This genomic interval from Campylobacter sp. CCS1377 contains the following:
- a CDS encoding ABC transporter permease, translating into MSANFKFQKQEQNDELMVFGIWDKNSIANLNPKDILSQISKQNLILNFENLEDIDMAGVCFFLALEHDLKLQNINTQKSNLRPQFQSLFELCEKNYTRFVPLKKDKLVWSDFFYRLGNFCIQNLKTFQKFIAFSGMVFYTLFYSLFQPKKIRFISFLYHIEYSAFRALPIVALTSLLVGVVLAYQAAYQLEQFGANIFIVDLTGISATREIAPLIAAIVIAGRSASSYTAQIGVMKITDEIDAMNTMGFKSSEFIILPRILALVVAMPLVVALADAVSILGGMIIADLNLDINYNEFMRRFKEAVELKHIIIGLIKAPIFGFLIGIIACFRGFEVKNTTESIGIYTTKSVVNAIFWVIAFDALFSVVLTQMGI
- the tkt gene encoding transketolase — protein: MNKLMLAKQANTLRFLSADMVQKANSGHPGAPLGMADILTVLSYHLSHNPKNPTWLNRDRLIFSGGHASALLYSFLHLSGYDLSLDDLKNFRQLHSKTPGHPEISTTGVEIATGPLGQGVANAVGFAMAAKKAAKILGEDLINHKIYCLCGDGDLQEGISYEACSMAGLHKLDNLILIYDSNEISIEGDVALAFNENVKERFRAQHFEVLEIDGHNFEEIDVALKTAKASKKPCLIIAHTKIAKGAGELEGSHKSHGAPLGEEVIKKAKKEAGFDENLSFEISEDVKIRFESAVELGDLEEAKWKSVLEKSGKKELLERLLKPDFSKINFPDFKGKDLATRDSNGEILNVLAASLEGFLGGSADLGPSNKTELHKMGDFVEGKNIHFGIREHAMAAINNAFARYGIFLPFSATFFIFSEYLKPAARIAALMKIKHFFIFTHDSIGVGEDGPTHQPIEQLSTFRAMPNFLTFRVADGVENVKAWQIALEAEVPCAFVLSRQKLKALSEPIFGDVKNGAYLLKENENAKFTLLASGSEVSLCLEVANELEKQGVFCNVVSMPCFELFEKQDKAYQERLLKGKVIGIEAAHSNELYKFCDEVYGIESFGESGKDKDVFEYFGFSISKLLNFILKN